GTGTGCACTGCTGCTGGTGACCCTACCATCTCGTGTCCCGCAGGGAGGCCCTCCAGGTCACACTCAACGATGTCGCTGTCTGCGCGCCCGCAGCGCCGAGTCCTCGTCGCCAAGATCAATAGGAGCCAGTCGTTCGCCGGAGTGAACTCGACAGCGGACCGGCCCTTCAGGTAGGAGaggggtgctggtgctgctcggTGcgagggatggggacagggacggggacagcaCTGGTGGCAGGACCCGAGGTGCTGCCCCTTCCTGCTGCATCTCCTGCAGGGACCTTCGTGGTAACCAGGGGATGTCgcgctgggggctgcggggagtGTTGAGGCCAGGTGGGACACTGAGTCCATCCCCAACCCTCATCTGTCCCCATTCCAGCCGGGAGGAAGGGCCCTGCTGCCGGAGCATGGCGGGGGCAGGCATAGCACGATGGTCCTCAGGAAGTCCTTAAGGTTTTCCCTGTGACCATCTCGTCATGTTTAATGACTGCAGTGAAGGAGCCTGTGTGGTTTTGAAGCTTTGTGTCTCGACCGCCTTGACGTCCTGTGGCTGCGAGTTTCTCTGTTTGAGTGCTGGCATGAGTCAGGGCTTCCTCTGGGTCATTGTAAACCTGTTGCTGGAAGGTTTTGTTGACTGCCCATGAGTTCTGCTGAGAGGAGCGGCGAGCAGAAGGTCCCTGCTTAACCTCTCCACTGCTGGCGATTTTATGGGGCCCATCGTATGGCTCCCCCTTTGCTGAACCTGACATCAAGGGGAACCACCCCAGGTGCTGCTCATCCCTGCaccctctgctcctttcctaGCTCCTCACGGGGAGGGAGCTGCGGGTGCGTCTTGGGACAAGCATGCCGTGGGTTTGGGCTGTggcattttaatgcttttgatCCCATTTCCATGCTCCTTACCTCCCAGTgcacccagcacctcccagccagGACAGACGGCTGGGTGGCGGGGGAAAGCAGTGCCGAGAGCAAGccaggctccagcagcacctccaggagCCTTGCCAGGCTGTGGGACTGCAGCGgggtgggcacagggctgggcagAGCTTCCCCATGCCTGGGAGCAgacctccagccctgctcagctctcGTCCCGAGGAGCTGCTCCCCTTCTGCAGGTTGCTCCTGTCTGGAGCCTCTGAGCCTTTTTGTggtgctccagctgctggccaCCAGCACACGTCTCTGGATCTGGGGCTGCTGGAGTGGCAAGCAAGCGATGGGGAGATGCTCGTGGTGCCCAGGGCCCTAGAGGATGAGAATGAGGAGGGATGGCCATGGAAAACAAGCACTTGCCCATCGCGCTGGCTTGGGATGAGGCCAAGACATTCACTTTCCCCTACTGATATTTCGGGGAAGTTTTCTGGCCGCTCCTCCAAGGAGCCGCACAGGATGGGAGGTCCGGCCCGGGACGGCGCTGGTGGCACAGCCGCGCTGGAGGGCGGAAGGGAAGATCCGGCCCTGGCAttgctggaggggctggggagcgaCTGTTGCACAAGGCAGGAAGGGCGGTGTTGGGGTGGCAGGAGAGATGTCCCTGCTCCGTGTTGCTGTGCCGATGATGGGGTGACAGGCTCCTCGTCCCCATGTTGCTCCCATGCTGACACTGGCTGGGGTCCCTCTCTGCAACCCCACAGTGGCAACCCGGGGTGCTGGAGATGGAGCAGAGCACGGTCACCCTCTGGGGGATGGCCAGGGCTGGAGATGCCCCCATGGCCACTCCAGGAGCTCAGCTTGGATCCAGGAGGTGCAAGTTTGCCTTTGCTCTCCCTAAAAGGAGCCTGGGACCCCACAGAGGCATCCCCATGGCCAGCATCTCCAACCCCTCTGAGATGGGGTTAACTCCCCGTTGTCCTCCACCATGAGCTAAGCCGGTGTTTCCTTGTCCTCCATGTTCACTTTGGGGTGGCCAAATACATCCAGGGGCCATTCTCCCTCCTCGCTCTCCTGTCTGCTGTGGCAGTGAGGTCTGGCACTGCCCGGGAGGGGGCTTCATGGGGAGGCTGAGCAGGCACAGGACCGACCTCGGTGCCTGTGGACCGTGCATCCCAGCTGGCCGCTCTGCAGCACCGGTGCATGAAGTGCTTCTCGTCCCTGCACATGGGGTGCCCGAGCACCCCACCAAACATCTGCATCGCTCCTTTTGGCCCTGGTGCTTcctccagcaggcaggaggatgCTGCAAAGTGCCCGCTGCCACGTGTGGGCGCGGGGTGGGAGCCGTCGGGGCGGACGACAGCAGGGGCGCGGGTGCGTGGGGCAGGCAGCCCCGCAGCCGTGCACAGCCCCGTctcgcccggccccgctggcCGGTTAGACTGGCTGCCAGCGAGTcgtgggagaggcaggcaggtCCGGACGGAGCTCCCAGGACCTGGCCTCCTTTCCGGAGCTCCCTGTCGCGAGACAGAGGGTGCCCAGGGGGACCCCGGCGCTGCGGGCTCACCCTGACTGTGCCggctctgcctgcctgtctcGCCAGGAACCTCTCGCCCTTCACGCCCACCGTCTCCCGCAAGACTGGCTCCAGGGTCAGTAGGATGTTCTCAATGTCCCACAAATCCCCACCACCCAAGGTGCCTCAGCCCAACCGCCTGGATGAGGTGTACGAAGCGCTCAAGAAGGGCTTGACGTAAGTGCTGGGGCCCCCCACGGCTGGGTGGTTGGAGTCAGGGAGCACCCACGTGGGCCCCCCCGTGGCCAGCTTGGCATGGGTTGGGGGTGGCAGCCACCCAGCAGGGTCACGCCGGCTCTCCTGGGCACGTCCTGCTCCTGCACAAGAATTGCGTGGGGAATGGGAGTGCGAGTCCCAGGGTCCCACAGCAGGAGGGACGCAGTGGCACCACCTCCCCGAGACCATCCCCAGCTGGGGTGcgcccagtgctgcagcagtgccccaTGCCACATCCCACGCAGAAGCCCACGCGGGCTCCCTTGCTGGGGTGGGGAATGGAGTGTGGGGCCTGGTGGCGTGGTTCCAGACTGACCCCGCGGTGCTGGTGTCCCCAGAGCCTACCTGGAGGTACACCAGCTGGAACTGGAGAAGCTCAGCACCCAGATCCGCGAGTCCAAGAGGAATTCACGCCTGGTGAGTGATGCTGGGAAGTGTCTCACGGGGAGCAATGCTTTGAGCAGACCCTGGGTTGTGGTCATGGCTGGGACTTGGTCCAGCTGTGCCCCAGGGAACAGCCTGCTTCTGTGGGGACATCAGGGGCCAGCCCGGGCTCTGGTGTCGGGCTGCACGGggctcctgtcctgctgccatGCACTGTCCAGCCCTGGCTGGGTGCTGCATGTCCATGCTGACATGCTATGGGTGACGGGTGCGCCATGTGCCAGGGCTCCTTgggtgggcagagctggctttgtgctgcatcttatccctctcctctctcctccaggGCTTCCTCTACGATCTGGATAAGGTAAGCGGGAGCGGTGCCCCGTCCCCCTTGCCTCCCCACATCCCAGTGCCAGGGATGTGCCGCcgccagccccttccctgcttGTGCTCTACCTCTactgccctccttcccctggGTGGCTGGGACTGGGGCTCTGTGGCAGAGTGGCAGGGGACAACACAGAGACTGCTGGTGGCTTTTAGCCCTCTTCTTGGGACATGTCCTAGCTGCAGCACAAGCATGGAGCAGGGCCGTGTcctgtcctgcagctcctctggggGAGCCTCTCACGCCACCTCCTCTGTTTTTCCAGCAAGTGAAGTCAATTGAGCGCTTCCTGCGTCGCCTGGAATTTCATGCTAGTAAGGTAGGAGCTGGGGAGCGGGTTGGGCTTTGGGCTTCTGGCCTCTGTGTGGCGCAGGGACGTGGGAGCCTGGTTGTCCTGTGGTGCCCCAGGCACTGGGAGACCTCCTCAAGAAGCCACTGTCGCTGCCTGCTGCttgtccccctgcccctcacTGCACCTCTGGCCTGTTCTTGCAGATCGACGAGCTCTACGAAGCCTACTGCATCCAGCGGCGGCTCCGCGATGGGGCCCACAACATGGTCAAGGCTTACAGCACGGGCTCACCGGGCAGCCGAGAGGCACGCGAGAGCCTCGCTGAGGCCAGCAAGGGCTACAAGGAGTACACGGAGGTCAGGCACCATGCACTGGGTGGGCTGGGAAGGTGCTGACACCATGGACTGTGGGTGACGGGAGCTCTGTCCCTTGTCCCCAGAACATGTGCCTGCTGGAGAGCGAGCTGGAGAGCCAGCTGGGCGAGTTCCACGTCCGGATGAAAGGTAAggcatccctccccagccccggccctaCACAAGCACATCTTGTCCTGACGCCCCTCTGCCTTCTCTTGCAGGGCTGGCAGGTTTCGCCCGGCTCTGCGCTGGCGACCAGTACGAGGTTCGTGGGGCTTTGGGCTTACGGATGGGGATCTGgtctcctccctccctgtgGTCCTCGCTGTGCCTGGGGGTTGTGGGTGGGCCTTGTCCTGGGTGCTGGTGCCGCACTGGGGACCTGTGGTGGGTGGCCCTGGATGTGCAGAGAGCATCTCCCCCATCCCCATgtctctgctcctttcccagATCTTCATGAAGTACGGGCGGCAGCGGTGGAAGCTGCGTGGGCGCATCGAGGTGAACAGCAAGCAGGTGTGGGACAGCGAGGAGATGGTTTTCTTGCCTCTCATCACCGAGTTCCTCTCCATCAAGGTATGGGGacctgcagggaggcagcagtggGGCAGGAGGGTGTGGGCCAGGGGGCACCTTCCTGGCCAGAGCCGTGTTAGGGAAACAGCAGCGATGACTGTGGTGAGGACACGTGTGAGGAGCCATGTGCTGGCTGTGGGAGGAGAACGTGACCAAGGCAGCACCGGGACCTGGTGGGGGACCAGGACCTCACCCAAATCCAGCCCTTGCTGGGGATGGAAGATGCTgtctggtggtggtggcatCCTGGCAGCATCAGGGGTGCTGCGTGCACAGCTGCCAATGGGCTTGTCTcatcctctcctcctcctccttctccaggTGACGGAGCTAAAGAGCCTGGCCAACCATGTGGTGGTGGGCAACGTGTCCTGTGAGACCAAGGACCTCTTTGCAGCTCTCCCCCAGGTGGTGGCTGTGGATATCAACGACTTGGGTACCCTCAAACTCAGCCTGGAGGTGACCTGGAAGTGAGTACCCCGGCAGGCTTTGCTGGTAGCatgtggcagggctggggacccaGTGCTGGCCTGCCTTGAGCTTTCACCCATCCCAAAACTTGGCTGCAATTCTGGAAAGCCATAAGTGGACCGAAGAGCACCCTGGTGTGCTATCCAACACCCTCCCACTCACTGCAGAGCAGGGTTGAGACCTCCTGGCTTGGGAAGCTCccctcacctccctgctctcctccgCAGCCCCTTCGACAAGGATGACCAGCCCTCGGCAGCCAGCAGTGTCAACAAGGCCTCCACGGTGAACAAGCGCTTCTCCACCTACAACCAGAGCCCGCCTGACACGCCGTCCCTACGGGAGCAGGCTTTCTACGTAAGTGTGGGGCCACACGGAGCTGCCTGTGGCTGGGGCGAGGTGGCCCGCGGTGGGATCTGCTTCGTTGAGTTGCACGTGTCAGGAGAAGTCCCCATGGGTGGCACAGCTTGGGGACAAGGGCGGGCAGACCTGCCCTGGAGCTCTGCTCCATCCATCCGACCACAGCCCCCGGCACCAGCCCTCCCACCCTCACAGCTCCTCTTCTCTCTGCCCAAGAGCCCGGCGCGGGCAGCCGACAAGCACGGCTGGTCCTTGTTGGACATCTTTCGGGAGACACTTTTGGAGAAGCTGTCTCGGAGCTGCTCCTGCGGCGACGTCTCCTCGGTCGAGCTCAGGAGATggccgcggccgggccgcgTAAGTGCGAGGGCTGGAGCCGGCCTGTAGCGTAGCCCAGTGGCGTGGCCGTCCTGCCGTAGCGTAGCCACTCCTCGTCTCCTACTCACCAGTGAGTAGAAGGCCTGGCCGTGTCCCTGCTGGTGGCCGTGGTGTGCTGTGCCGTGGTGGCGCTGGCATGACGCTAACGTGGCGTGGTGCCAGCACGGCGCTGGCATGAGGTTGGCGTGGTGCTGGCATGACGTTGGCTGGTGTGACGCTGGGGTGACACCGGTGTGACGTCGCTGTGAAGCCGCCGTGACGTTGTTGACATCTCCGTGACGTCATCGTGATGTCACCATGACGTCATCGTGACATCAGTGTGATGGCGGTGCTGCCCCCTGCGGGCTGGTGGCGGGGCTGTCGCTCTCCTTGCAGCCGAGGCCTCCCGGTGTCGTGCCCGCCATGCTGGGTGCCGCCGGCTGGAAGGGGCAGCAGCGCGCCGAGGGGTGCCCCTTCCAGCCCTGAGGGTCGCCGCGGCCTTGGTGCCTCCTGACACCCTCTCGTCCCCTCCACAGAACATGCTGCGGcgccaggaggagctggagaacGGCACAGCCTGGTCCATCTCCTCCGAGTCGTCGGACGACTCCTCGAGCCCCCAGCTGTCGGGCAGCGCCCGCCACGCCGCCAAGCCCATCGTGCAGCCCGAGGTGCAGGCCTCGGCCCCCGCCATCGAGATCGccttctcccagcagcaggaggaggccgGGGCCAGCGGCAGCGTCCCTGCCGGGCCGGCTCTGCCGGGGCACCCGGAGGAGCAGGGCGGCCGCAAGAAGGACCCGGTGGCCAACGGGCACGTGCCCTACGCCCGGACTCTCAGCCACATCAGTGAAGCCAGTGTGGACGCGAGCATGGAGGCCAAGGCTGTGGAGAGCCTGTGGGagccctctcccagcccagagGACCCCAGTGCGGGCGAGCCGGATGCGGACTCCCTCCCTGGCGCCTCAAACTCGGTGCCAGAGGCCTGGGCAGAACAGGACAATGGCCCCGAGGCCAAGCCCCGTGCTGTGGTGGCGTGGGCTGAGACTTGTGAGATGGAGGCTGAGCCAGTGGCAAGCTCGGCACCCAGCCCGGCACTGGCACAGGAGGTTTGCGGCAGCGAGGCCCCCGCGCCGGCCGCGGTGCTGGCACAGGCCCCCGCCGAAGAGGAGCCCGTCCTCGCCCCACACTTGGCCGCCAGCCCCCCAGCAGTACCACGGGTGAAGGCCGTGGACTcagggctggaggaggccaTCAGCCTCCTGGCCTCAGCCCTGGATGACTATCGGGGACAgttcccagagctgcagcccctggaacGGGAGCTCAAACACCTGGAAGAGATCCTGCTGGTGAGGAGGCTCAGGAGTCCACACAGTAGTTGGGGACAAGGGGCAAGGATGGTGGGGCCATCCCTGATGGCAGTGAACAGGGACAAGGGTGGTGGGGCCATCCCTGATGGCAGTGGCCAGGGACAAGGGTGGTGGGGCCACTTTGGCTGCCTTGCCAAGACCTGTCCGTGCCAAGACCCATCCATGCCATCCCTTCCTCCACAGCACAAGCAGGGTGTGTTCCTCAGCCGGGCCTCAAGCATCAGCCTCACAGTGGAGCACGCTCTGGAGAGCTTCAGCTTCCTCAACACCTCGGACATGGAGGACTCAGAGGGCTCCGAGGAGGATGCTCTCCATGACGagaggtgggcagcagggggctCGCAGAATGGGGCCTggggcaggatgtggccctggGGCAGCTGGGATGGGGGTGCCCAGTTCTGTTAGGGTGCCTCCCTGCACATCTAGGTGGCCCCATCTCAGCTGGGGACAGTCCCAGCTCGTGAAGtagcaggatctggccctgctggggagcaCAGAGCCACCCGTGTCTCCATGGGCACTGGGTGCCGTGTGCTCCTGGGACCGATTCCTTTGTCCAGTCCTGAGCAGCTGTGATACTGTAGGTCCTACAGAAACTGCCCAGTGTTGCCCCCACAGCAGTGGGTGAGGAAGGGCTGGATCCAGGCTTCCTGCACTGACCCAGCTCGGTGTCTCCCTGGTTTGCAGGAGGGCCAGCAGAGCCCGGCGTGGGAGCAGGGCCCCCAGCGCTGGTGAGGTGGGAGCAGATGACGCAGGGACATGCAGTGGCTCCGAAGGCAGTGCTGACCCCATGAGCACTGGCAACGAGTTCCTGGATAAGGCCCTGGTGCTTCACCTCCACAACTGCAACCGCCTGCTGCTGGTGAGAACAGGGTCTGGGGCACGGTGTTGGGATACATCCTGGGGTTGGCCATGGCTCCCTGAAGCTTCTGGCCCTGATAAACCTCCTTGAGACGTCTCGCTGTGCTGGGGTCTGGGCGCTGCACTCTGACCCTAATGTCCTTGGTGTGCCTGTGCCTTGCAGAAGCTGGGCACCTTTGGGCCCCTGCGGTGCCACGAGATGTACGCCCTGGACAGGCTGCTGCGGGAGGCGCAGGTGCTGGAGATCGTGTGCCAGCTGATGGAGGAGCGATTGgaagcagcctgctctgctgccgGAGGTAAaggcggcgcggggctgcgcggggctgcgcgggcAGGAGGTGCCAGCCCACCACCAGAGGAGGCTTGACAGCGCCTGTCCCCGCAGTGGTGCAGTTCTCGACGCGGAAGGAAGGGGTGCTGCCCCTTTGGGACCGCTGCGTGGAGCTGCCCAACGTCTACACCTGCCCCGTGGAGCGGTTCCTGCAGGTGCTCAGCGCCCAGTATGCAGCACCCATCAACGAGCGGCACCCAGGACTGGCTGATGCAGGTGAGCCCATGGGATTcggggagggagctgccagcccaACAAGGTGCCTGCGACTGCTGCACAGCCTGaccctgtccctgtcccacagTGTGTGTGAAGCTGGTGGAGGATGTGCTGAATCGGCGGCTGCCCCGGCGGCCCGGCGGCACCCAAGGCGAGCAGGTCACCGTCTTCCAGTACTGGAGCCACTTTGAGTCCCTTGGTGCCCTGGTGCTTGACACCTACGTGATGGAGCTGGCGGAGGAAGGTGGGTGCCCTCCTGCCCTCTCAAAACCCTGGCTTGGGGTTCCCAGCCCTGAGTATGGGGTGGCAGAGGCTGTTGCACCCATGCTGTAGGGTGTGCAGCACCTCCACATGCCACGGGCCACCACCCAGAGGCTCGCCCATTGTTGGGGCAGACCTGATCCATTACTGGTGCACAGCCCCCTCCCATGCTGCCTTCCCGGGCACCCTCTGGACCTTGCAGGTCCCCAGCATCGCGGCTTggtgccccagcagctgggcactGACCCTAGTCACCCTGTGTGGGGTCCCTGTGCCTGGTGTGTGCAGGCTGAGCATGCAGCTGcgtggggaggaggcaggggtgAGCGGGCTGGCAGTGCTCACCTGGCTGTCCCCGCAGTGCTGCTGGCGCAGAACCTCAACTCAGACGACCAGGACGTGGTGCTTCGGGCGCTGAAGCGTGTGCCCGAGGGCCGCCTGAAGAAGGAAGGGCTGAAGGCGCTGAGCCTGCTCCTCGTGGAGGGCAACAGCAAGGTGGTGAGCGCCGTGTCGGCCCAGCTCCGCAGCCTGGCGGAAAACCCCCGCTTCCGCCAGCGGGTACGTCGCGGGTgcgaggggaggaggtgggctCCAGGGACGCTGCCCTGCGTGGTGGCACTGACCCCTTGCTCTGCCCCAGGCCCTTGTGTGCTACCTGGACCAGCTGGAGGATGAGGAGGTGCAGACGCGCGTGGCCGGGTGCGCGGCGCTGGGCTGCCTCAAGGTGAGGGGGTGTcgggaggagcagcagagcccgTGGGCCATTCGCTTTCACGGCTGGGCTGGCCATGGGGTGGATGAAGAGGAATCTACGTGCCCAGGGCAGCCCAGCAGTGCCCCAGTGGTCTCTGCACGCCCTCTGGCTCCTGGGAGAAATGGGCTGGTGGTGCCCAAAACTTGCCAGAGAACCAGGCAGGGGCaccaggaagggaaaaagggaaagggcaCAGTCAAGGGACTTTGcttcccagggctgggctggag
This genomic stretch from Cygnus olor isolate bCygOlo1 chromosome 12, bCygOlo1.pri.v2, whole genome shotgun sequence harbors:
- the RIPOR1 gene encoding rho family-interacting cell polarization regulator 1 isoform X1; amino-acid sequence: MGEEQRRCTQPGLLSPPAPSPASPGTWRPSRSHSTMSLSARPQRRVLVAKINRSQSFAGVNSTADRPFRNLSPFTPTVSRKTGSRVSRMFSMSHKSPPPKVPQPNRLDEVYEALKKGLTAYLEVHQLELEKLSTQIRESKRNSRLGFLYDLDKQVKSIERFLRRLEFHASKIDELYEAYCIQRRLRDGAHNMVKAYSTGSPGSREARESLAEASKGYKEYTENMCLLESELESQLGEFHVRMKGLAGFARLCAGDQYEIFMKYGRQRWKLRGRIEVNSKQVWDSEEMVFLPLITEFLSIKVTELKSLANHVVVGNVSCETKDLFAALPQVVAVDINDLGTLKLSLEVTWNPFDKDDQPSAASSVNKASTVNKRFSTYNQSPPDTPSLREQAFYNMLRRQEELENGTAWSISSESSDDSSSPQLSGSARHAAKPIVQPEVQASAPAIEIAFSQQQEEAGASGSVPAGPALPGHPEEQGGRKKDPVANGHVPYARTLSHISEASVDASMEAKAVESLWEPSPSPEDPSAGEPDADSLPGASNSVPEAWAEQDNGPEAKPRAVVAWAETCEMEAEPVASSAPSPALAQEVCGSEAPAPAAVLAQAPAEEEPVLAPHLAASPPAVPRVKAVDSGLEEAISLLASALDDYRGQFPELQPLERELKHLEEILLVRRLRSPHSSWGQGARMVGPSLMAVNRDKGGGAIPDGSGQGQGWWGHFGCLAKTCPCQDPSMPSLPPQHKQGVFLSRASSISLTVEHALESFSFLNTSDMEDSEGSEEDALHDERRASRARRGSRAPSAGEVGADDAGTCSGSEGSADPMSTGNEFLDKALVLHLHNCNRLLLKLGTFGPLRCHEMYALDRLLREAQVLEIVCQLMEERLEAACSAAGVVQFSTRKEGVLPLWDRCVELPNVYTCPVERFLQVLSAQYAAPINERHPGLADAVCVKLVEDVLNRRLPRRPGGTQGEQVTVFQYWSHFESLGALVLDTYVMELAEEVLLAQNLNSDDQDVVLRALKRVPEGRLKKEGLKALSLLLVEGNSKVVSAVSAQLRSLAENPRFRQRALVCYLDQLEDEEVQTRVAGCAALGCLKAKESIEQLVYLCQTDKEPVREAAKQSLMLCGEDGKSAHRRLEETLDSLPRIFAPASMASTAF
- the RIPOR1 gene encoding rho family-interacting cell polarization regulator 1 isoform X4; this translates as MSLSARPQRRVLVAKINRSQSFAGVNSTADRPFRNLSPFTPTVSRKTGSRVSRMFSMSHKSPPPKVPQPNRLDEVYEALKKGLTAYLEVHQLELEKLSTQIRESKRNSRLGFLYDLDKQVKSIERFLRRLEFHASKIDELYEAYCIQRRLRDGAHNMVKAYSTGSPGSREARESLAEASKGYKEYTENMCLLESELESQLGEFHVRMKGLAGFARLCAGDQYEIFMKYGRQRWKLRGRIEVNSKQVWDSEEMVFLPLITEFLSIKVTELKSLANHVVVGNVSCETKDLFAALPQVVAVDINDLGTLKLSLEVTWNPFDKDDQPSAASSVNKASTVNKRFSTYNQSPPDTPSLREQAFYNMLRRQEELENGTAWSISSESSDDSSSPQLSGSARHAAKPIVQPEVQASAPAIEIAFSQQQEEAGASGSVPAGPALPGHPEEQGGRKKDPVANGHVPYARTLSHISEASVDASMEAKAVESLWEPSPSPEDPSAGEPDADSLPGASNSVPEAWAEQDNGPEAKPRAVVAWAETCEMEAEPVASSAPSPALAQEVCGSEAPAPAAVLAQAPAEEEPVLAPHLAASPPAVPRVKAVDSGLEEAISLLASALDDYRGQFPELQPLERELKHLEEILLVRRLRSPHSSWGQGARMVGPSLMAVNRDKGGGAIPDGSGQGQGWWGHFGCLAKTCPCQDPSMPSLPPQHKQGVFLSRASSISLTVEHALESFSFLNTSDMEDSEGSEEDALHDERRASRARRGSRAPSAGEVGADDAGTCSGSEGSADPMSTGNEFLDKALVLHLHNCNRLLLKLGTFGPLRCHEMYALDRLLREAQVLEIVCQLMEERLEAACSAAGVVQFSTRKEGVLPLWDRCVELPNVYTCPVERFLQVLSAQYAAPINERHPGLADAVCVKLVEDVLNRRLPRRPGGTQGEQVTVFQYWSHFESLGALVLDTYVMELAEEVLLAQNLNSDDQDVVLRALKRVPEGRLKKEGLKALSLLLVEGNSKVVSAVSAQLRSLAENPRFRQRALVCYLDQLEDEEVQTRVAGCAALGCLKAKESIEQLVYLCQTDKEPVREAAKQSLMLCGEDGKSAHRRLEETLDSLPRIFAPASMASTAF